From the genome of Euwallacea similis isolate ESF13 chromosome 26, ESF131.1, whole genome shotgun sequence:
TTACCCTAATCCAGAAAAACAATCACTAATTAGCCGGGAAATGGTTTAAAAGTTGTATGTTTACAATAATAAACGTCATACGAGGGGACAACCGAGCTATTCCCACGCCATCTCAGTTTGAACTGTTtgatttttcgattttgatgCTTTGCTCTTCTTTTGTTGTACTTTACTTCGCGTGGCGGCCGCACCATCGAGTGGTGGCCCATCGTTGCCAGATCATATTTGTCCgtggaaatttgattttactaATTTACTTTAATGCTTAAAGTAAATAGTGCAATAGGTaagtttatatgaaaattatttggttttaaaaagtgaaaactgAACATAAATTAGACtggatagaaaaaaataataactgcTTTTTAATGACGATGAATATCACAATATACAACTATCTTTAAACAAATAATCTTTACTCGAAGGAATTTAAGTAGTAACACTGAGGTACCTACATCcttaaaacgaaataaaacGACTAATTTATTACCTCTAATCAAAATGTACTTATTTTTCACATGAACTTAACCGTACATAATAGACTGATACATTAATATAAGTAATGAATTATTCTTTTCAACTTGACGTCGTGCcgaggaaaaaatatattactacATAAGtctataaaaatacaaacaacTGATACAACTACTTTAAACGAAGAGAGGGGAAGGGGATGGTATCTGAAGAAACGCCTATTCAGTGCATATAATTACAATTAGGTACATACAAAAGTTtatattccaattttgaatACAGCGGTCGGAAACGTTCATTTATGTTCAAACATGATCCGATGGCGTTGACAGACATCTTTGATAAATTCGCTACTTACTAATAAAGCTATctagaaatgttaaataagTTTAGACAAACTCTTTTAGTTTactgaaaaatggtttttacgTCGTGGGTCAAAATGTCATGCAAGTTGTGTTTCCACTGCTTTCATAAAATCAGTCCACATTGCTACTTTTATAGTTCAACTCATAGAAGCCGCTTGTTTGGCCACTAGCTTCCTTGGAATACATATAAGGTGTTCAACAAATTTCGAATCTAAATAGTTGTAAGAGAGTGGAAACACACATCTCACAAACCTTAGAATTACATTGAAACAGTTTGGCTAGAAGGTCCAATCTAAAGTAAATAACATACAGGGTATGTTTTATACGTTTGAGgcggattttttattttttcttcattctaTTTGGAAACAATGTTCCACAAAAAAGTAAGAGTTGTTAGAGCAGTGAAATTATAACTACTCTTAGGCAAAACTGAGATTAGTGTGCAACTCCATCGCTCCAACAACCATCCATTGTTTGGGAAACTTTGTTCTTAAAtagaattgaagaaaaaaaattatacgtgCCTATCTTTTTTTGTACTGGGTTTTCGTTCAAcccatttaaacttaaaaacaaCAGAATTGTGAATACACCTTCTCTTTGGGTTTTATCAACGTTGCACTTTGATCTGACAAGATCAAAGTTCTAAAGCCGACTTAACCTTCTATGATAAATATGTTTGATGATAGGAATAAACAAGAATCTTTTATACCGTTATGCAGATTTTAATGCCCCCTTTTTTGGGCGGGCACCAAACAATCCCCTCAAATCGTTCCAGGGAACGATTGGTAAAAACCAAGTCATTTAGTGGCCACGGATAAATAATTTAGGCGCGTCAGGTACATACATACGGGCATGTGTATTTTATGTACTATAGACAAattagagtaaaaaaaaaaaaattcggcCGAACGCATTtataacgggtgatcattaaaaaaaaacctcgcaATAGGGggtgaaccgtaaacgtaAGGAATTTTTTACTGTCATTTGCTCTTtaccataaaatatttgactgAAAACAGATTCATTCATCAAAACATACCTTTGATACTTCAACGcctacttgaggttttttttggCTATCGCCCTTTATTAAACATACATAATAAGATACGAAAGGGGAAAACTTATTACAAAAGCCCACACTCATTCAACTTCTACTTGCTTCCCAAATGGCGAAAAGTATTTCATCAAGTTAATCTAAATTGCTAGTATAACGTTATATTATTATGCGATTATCCACTGGCGGGGAGAAGTGAGGTCTGTCTTTCCGGAGAGTGGAATCGCGCCGCCTTAGCAtacaattataataaaatccatttcatataacaaactaaaaacttactagtcaaaacaaatcaatcaGTTACGTTTTTCATCCGAatctaagaaaatatttcaaaccaATGAAGTTGCTCATTGCAATGGCAAAACTAGTCTCAAGACACAGTCAAAAAACTTGCTTTGCTCTTACATAAGCCATTTAACCTACCGTTGTTACTTATATAGATACAAGAAGGGCGCAGGCGTCCGTCTAGTGTCCATCTATTCCGTCGGCTGCTCGTTCGAAGTACTGTCTTCTTTGGCATCCTCTGGAGGAGGCGCCGGCGTATCTGACGTCGCATCCTCGCTATTTGTGCTGCTTGCCGTTTCTTCCTTTTTCTCATTCTCTGATGAATTGGCGGAGGCGCCGTCCACACTGTCTTCCTCTTTGGAACCATTTTCAGTAGCTTCAGGTTCCTATTAGTATTTCGTAGATATCATAAACCTCCTCTAGATGTAATATTCATGAATcatgaaattcaatttatattgAGTCAAGCAAGGCTTACGCTCACAGTCAAATGGGCACAATACCCATTTgaatgcaaaaaaatgtggagCGCACTTTAGTGTAAACACACTGATTACTTTTAAAtctgaatataaaattttaagctttACTTGAGTAGAGCGTGAGTATCGCTTTAGCATACAATTgtctttaatttgtttttagtaaAACCATgcagttttatatttatgatcAGTTAACTTACTTTGGAAGACTCAGCTGCATTGTTATTGGCCACCTCTTCCTTTTCCtcatgataatttttttccactgGTTCAGCGTCTGATTTTGTCTCTGTATTTGCAGTATCATTTTTCAATGCctcattatttttctcttctgGCTCTGTTGAAGTAGTGtcctacataaaaatttcaaatttactgaTTTGTCGGTATCTCAGCTATTTTCTtcacatataaaatatataaaatataatacatatataattCTATAATTATTAACTAACTTTGTTGCTTTCATCTTGACTTTCTGAATTTTCCTCAACAGCAACTTTGGACTTTCTGCCTCGACCTCTTCCCTTCCCTGAGGGTGTAGCTGATGCTGTGCTTTTACGTTCCTTCTTTGCTGGTGGTGGAGTGGCAGGAACCCCTTTGGCTGCTGAGCGAGTTATCCTTCTTCCTTCTGTAGGAGTATCTGTcacctaataaaaaaaaataatgcaaaagttattttcaaactAAAACACTTTTTACACCTTACCATAAAATAGGCCTAACTTAATTTGCTTACAAAAAACGTGTAATATAACATACCTCAGAAGCAGAACCTCTTGGAGTCTTGGATTTCCTGCCTCTTGGGGTCTTCTCATTCTAAAATGGAAATGAACTTTAGTTTAATTGACATTTATATAATACAATACTTTGTATTGCATGTATACAAGATGTTCTAGCTCTACTTAAACTGCAGATGTTATCACCTTTGTAGATGCTAAGATaaagtttaaaacaaaataatctctGCAGGGAATTAAAACTTTCCGAAcatcttaaaatttattgtggATGAAGACCTCACGTCTGCTTCATTATAGTGACAGTGTCTTCTTAGCTGGATTATACTTATATTGAAGAGTCTAAGaacaattattcaataaatttacttaACATTAAATAAGTACTTTGGTTACAAGTCCACCtgaaaaataactattatggAGGCCAAGAAATAAGGCAATGATATGCTGTTATAAACATAttcgacatttttttcttgctaACAATATAATCATTTGAGAAGACAAAGTCACTAGTTCTATCATATCAAAATAATCGTTATAAACTAACACTCAAACATATCGAACATTTGAATGATGGCAATTTCTGAAAATCTAGTATTGTGCAAAATGCAATAATAGATAAAGGATTAACCAGGATCAAAGGAGCTAAAAAGGCTATTTGAGGCAGGCAGTTGATAAATACAATTATCATATCATGATCATCACATTGCTGGATCTATCCTTTTAAAGTTGCTGATAAATGCTATGCTTTCTTGGTTATTCACTCAATTAGGTTTAAAGATTGGTAGCTGAGAGAAGTAACAAGTTTTCACATTCAGGTACTTCGGGAATGACATTCCGTACTAACTGGTTTTTCAGCATTAACATACATACAGAATAGTTAACTATATCTGAGGTTAGAAATGGTATATAGccttaacaataatttatcattaaatcaGAACTTATTTTAGTGGGTTATTTCGTTTAAACAATGTGCTAAATATACAGactcaaattcaaattaacactttcaaaatattaaattacatgataatttgtaaaatttaaataaagattgAAAACACTCCGTGTTCAATGTTAAATTTTCCCTCCAAAAAGTAAACATAAAGCTAAGACATGCCCTACGAGAGAACGACTACATTGAAGAGTGCAATGATACAAGAGACGTGTCGCGTGGCGTAAATCCTATTCCATGGAGTACATCGagcaatttccatttttaatagCTTTCCAAATGTTCCGCCAAGGTTTAAGGCGAATTCTTTATGGTTCGTGTTAAACTCGTGGTATATTTTAGGAAGGTACATGGAAATAGCAAAAATATGCACTAAAATTGGCTATTAACGGCCTCGCCAAGCAGTGAGTTTTGACTGTGACCGTCATCTTACAGGAAACACGAGTTTGCATTGCGCACTACCGTTGGCATAGCCATATCGTTCACAGTCTGAGGATCCCTCAATACCAACTACACATTGGGTCAAAACTgtaaattcgttaaaaactGCGTAACTCACCTGACTAATTTCTTCGTTAACAGCATTATTGCTATTGGCGGCTTGAATTTCCGACATCTTTGAGGAAgtactttgaaattttcacctCACAAACTTAAGCAAAACAGCACGAACCTTCCCGGTCGTTGTTTATCCCACGAAATGGCGGCCAGCGTGGGTCACGTGACGCGCGTTGACTTTTCACTCTGATGTCATATGACAACTACAAACGCGGGACATTTAAACGGATCGCGCTCTCGTGAAATTTTACATGCGACGGTGCCGTTTGCTACCAGAAATCAAGTAAAATGCTGtcgtaataattattctttatttaatcCTTTTATTCTGCAATTATTCTGTGATATTTTACGTTATTTACAATGTAGGTAAGTCCTGTGTTCGcgaaaataaactaaataaatttttcataatactCAAACTATCTGGGAGGAAGGAAAAGGGGGcgaaaacataataattaataacggattaatacattttaataaaatttaaagagaaCATTATAATTTTAGGCAATTCCTATAGTTAAAACTTATACATTTCTATATTATAGCTCACCTATACAaagtaacaataataatgcCAAAAAGACAAATAATGGACCATGGCTTCTTTACTTGCAATTATTACACCCaatgatcatttttaaaaattatattttataataatatgcaCTTTATACTGTCGCATGCTCAACTTCAAGCATAAACTTACAAGTTGCACCTATAGagagaaaaaattgataataatgtCTATTTGCATCTTAGCTCTCTTTGGTTTAATACCTAATATGTAGtactatttacaaaaatgtacacCCCCTGAAGGATTATCAATTATTGTATGTTTGTTTTCTAAATGTATGTGCGTTAATGTGATAAAACTACGAGACTACAGTGATGTGATATCTTTTCTTCATTAAACTTAGCTTTGAAGTAGAAATATTATTTGGCCCAAGTTAATAATAAGTAACATAATTATGGAACAATTATAATTACAAAGTCATGTTTGTCGGTAATATGCCAGTACATAGTCGTGATATGCACTCAAACATAAAAAAGGAGTATTACTTAGGTAAACAGTCTGGTGCCCTGTAGCTCATTATTGTTTTAAGAGATAGTGATATTTTCACCGTAATTAATTTACACACAACAGCTCTAAACCTAAAAGTCTAATTGTAAAATTAGTAtcacaatttcaaaaacttttagtGCAATAAGGTGGTAATCGTGGAGAGTCATTAGGTTTTGAAAAGCAGATTTTTGGTGGATTTACAAGActttaaaagttgaaattttctggaaaGTGTGATTGTTACATTTACCTACATAACACGCACAGGGTGTCTCATtacattttaatcaaaatccaATAATTTCAGCTGGTTTAAACGTCAGTATGTTAGATATACAAATTGTTAAAACAAGCAATTCATATTAACATGGGCCCACAATGGCAAAGTTCTTGACATTTTGGAGCATGCTAAAAATAGGACAATTTACCAGTTCTATTCTGAAGAGTGTATTTTTTGGTCACCATAACGTCAAGAAAAGTATTCTTCCAAACCCTTAATAGAGGGTAAATGCTTCTCAGTAAGTATTAAACGAGAATAGTGTAGATCTCGACCCTTGCTTGTGCGTGAGGCGATATtctcaaacaaattaaaagtcaAAGTGCACAATCCGTCTCAAAGGGTTAGAACATATTAACACTCGAGGAGTGTTCGCAATATGTTACAATGGGGCACCCTGTGCCACTTTTGTACCTTAGgaacagaaaataaatgttgttatataaatatattaataacaGTAGTAATGTAAAGATTGAGAATTGCTATATATCTTTGCTTATAATTATAATGTATTAATGCGAGAGGGGAAAATTGTTGAAGTTGTGCCTAATACCTGTGAGTTACAAGTCTAAAATTAGATATCCTATCTAAATACCTACCTACATGAAgattcttaaattattacattttaaatttaaaaatcaacaaatttgtttacgttttCTAATACTGTCTCATCAGATATaatatttccttaataattatttaatcacCGACACGTTATGCTTACATACGAGTTAAAGTCACTTCAGTAACACCTTTTATTATACTTCTGATACTCTATCGcataaattaatcattttcgTTGATCTACTATCACCCtttatcttaaatttcaaTCTACG
Proteins encoded in this window:
- the LOC136417093 gene encoding uncharacterized protein, with protein sequence MSEIQAANSNNAVNEEISQNEKTPRGRKSKTPRGSASEVTDTPTEGRRITRSAAKGVPATPPPAKKERKSTASATPSGKGRGRGRKSKVAVEENSESQDESNKDTTSTEPEEKNNEALKNDTANTETKSDAEPVEKNYHEEKEEVANNNAAESSKEPEATENGSKEEDSVDGASANSSENEKKEETASSTNSEDATSDTPAPPPEDAKEDSTSNEQPTE